One segment of Chitinivibrionales bacterium DNA contains the following:
- the rnc gene encoding ribonuclease III translates to MNLLKKISRFFKKRFPFHSKTSADEIDLTTIQSIIGYRFKDISFLRKALRHRSYTTANGSIPPLDSNERLEFLGDAVLNCCVTEHLFHTYPQKSEGELSKIKSLIVSRKILGEIATELNFGDYILLGHGEKSSGGRKKTSILANVFEAIVGAIFLDGGLEPSQTFLKASLFCRITEFLKEKSNINYKSKILEVSQRDGFGIPHYKVLSTMGPEHAKIFKVQIEIGGVPLGEGSGPNKKTAQQIAAKNALKNYEKSKIVNHSKGAESNELVSD, encoded by the coding sequence ATGAACCTTCTTAAAAAAATATCGAGGTTTTTTAAAAAACGTTTTCCGTTTCATTCGAAAACCTCTGCCGATGAGATTGATCTCACCACGATACAATCGATTATCGGCTACCGTTTCAAAGACATTTCTTTTCTCCGCAAAGCCCTCAGGCATCGTTCATATACCACAGCAAACGGTTCTATACCTCCCTTAGATTCGAATGAGCGGCTGGAGTTTTTAGGTGATGCTGTTCTGAATTGCTGTGTGACCGAGCATCTTTTTCATACCTATCCTCAGAAGAGTGAAGGCGAATTGTCGAAGATAAAATCATTGATCGTAAGCCGTAAAATACTGGGTGAAATAGCCACCGAACTCAATTTTGGTGATTATATTCTTTTAGGTCACGGAGAGAAAAGCTCCGGAGGCCGGAAGAAAACATCAATTCTGGCTAATGTTTTTGAAGCAATTGTAGGCGCCATTTTTCTTGATGGCGGTCTGGAACCCTCACAGACATTTCTTAAGGCCAGCCTTTTTTGCCGGATAACCGAATTTCTAAAAGAGAAAAGCAACATTAATTATAAAAGCAAGATACTTGAAGTGTCTCAGCGTGACGGATTCGGGATTCCTCACTACAAAGTGCTGTCCACAATGGGGCCTGAACATGCAAAGATATTCAAAGTGCAGATAGAGATTGGCGGCGTTCCCCTCGGAGAAGGATCTGGTCCGAATAAAAAAACCGCTCAACAGATAGCCGCAAAAAATGCATTAAAAAATTATGAAAAATCAAAAATAGTTAACCATTCAAAAGGAGCAGAAAGCAATGAACTGGTTTCTGACTGA